The following are encoded in a window of Candidatus Zixiibacteriota bacterium genomic DNA:
- a CDS encoding RimK-like ATPgrasp N-terminal domain-containing protein — protein sequence MRGTDKNKELIEIPRRSRFVGWLTEEKCIVNLGGNYDYLELPYYVSEDYEHEGKSIRPTCKEMIDAYVPPLFLEKAKLAGLAIPEYYISNGYCEPPVIVDPINPFTLKGRVILKAGRAQSIVKSLTRNYTYAVCCQELPEDSKVLHFRAVLGWSAVARYNELARSIWETYNIPVARVRAIRLADNSLLLSDIAPLPFADLTEREINHILERVTWDS from the coding sequence ATGAGAGGAACAGACAAGAACAAGGAACTAATTGAGATACCGCGACGCAGTCGATTTGTCGGCTGGCTCACTGAGGAGAAGTGTATTGTGAACCTCGGCGGCAATTATGATTATCTGGAGCTACCGTACTACGTATCAGAAGATTACGAGCATGAGGGCAAGTCGATTCGACCGACGTGCAAGGAAATGATCGACGCTTATGTGCCACCGCTCTTCCTGGAAAAGGCGAAACTTGCCGGGCTTGCTATACCAGAATACTACATCAGCAACGGCTACTGTGAACCTCCGGTCATCGTCGATCCCATAAACCCGTTCACTCTCAAAGGTCGAGTTATATTGAAGGCAGGCCGTGCCCAAAGCATAGTGAAGTCTCTTACGCGCAATTACACCTATGCAGTCTGCTGCCAGGAATTGCCTGAGGACAGCAAAGTCCTCCATTTCAGAGCAGTACTCGGCTGGAGTGCAGTTGCGCGCTACAATGAACTCGCAAGAAGTATCTGGGAGACGTATAACATCCCGGTTGCAAGAGTACGGGCGATCAGACTTGCGGACAATTCACTGCTATTAAGCGACATTGCTCCACTCCCCTTCGCGGATCTCACTGAACGGGAGATTAATCACATACTTGAGCGAGTGACATGGGACAGTTAG